Within the Apium graveolens cultivar Ventura unplaced genomic scaffold, ASM990537v1 ctg1477, whole genome shotgun sequence genome, the region GGGTTTGGAGATTGCTGCAAGGAAGGGCAGCAAGAGCATTGCTTGTTGTGTCTGGGTGTTACAGGTTTGGTCTTACGAGAGATTTCCTCGTATTAGCGTGCCTTTACGATCTCCCGGTCAGGAGGATTATCCGGTTGCTGAGGGATGGGCCTATGCTAGTGATACTCATGTCGGGGTTTCGAAGAAGCGCAGGATGTCAGGCCCTCACCACAGCTTACCATTCTATAGGGGTGAGTTTGATGGTGTTGCTGGTGATGAGGTGGTCTGGAGGCCGTATGCTAGGTTCGAGGATGTTATGGACAGCGAGATGATACAGGCATAGTTAGCTGGGTGCGGTCGAGTTCCCCTTGTATGTTACGACATGGTCGAGTGGCAGCATCCGGACAGGGTGTCGAGACAGTTTGGTTCTAGTCCCCAGATTCCACGGGCACCGGTGAACATGGTTGGTTACAGGGGGGCTAAGGATGCCACGTTTGCAGGGGAGGATTGGCTGGTGCGGTGGTTTATTGATATTGGCAAATGGGCCAGGTTCTGTTCATATTTGGATGGCCTTGTTGATGACTCGGTAGACATAGCTTCGGAGGCTGATTACATGGCGTGGTATGCTGATATATCTCGTATGCGCATAGGGAAACCCGATCCACAGCCTCAGCAGCAGTACAAGACGAGGGAGTTGTATGATAGCCTCGAGGGCTATGAAGTTGTAAGTGTTTTACAAATATGTATATTTCATATTACACACCCACACACTACAAAATTTGCATTCACACGTATTTCATCTAGATGATATGATATTCTTGTGGAATTAATGAAAAAATGTTTGCTTGTTTTTGTTTGTAGATGGTTGCCGGGCTTAATATGTTGAAGCAGCTGGACGCTAGGGTTCCTCCTGAGTTTGTGGAGGAGTTTGGGAGGATTTCTGCTACCTTCCTCACACCATTCTCTCGGTTGATGAAGAAGATCAAAGGACCCGCCTACAGACCTCCCACATTTTAGAACATAAAACTAGATTTCATTGCACCTTTGGCTGACGACTTTGACATTCCAGCCATTCCTGCCCAGGATGTCGTTGATATGACACAGCCATCCCAGCATGTGTCTCAGCCACCCCAGGCTATTGCCTCATCTAGTAGGCCCGCAAAGCTTGCATCCCGCAGGATGAAAGAGGAGAAGTGGAGTATCACTAAGAGTCTCAGCATGACAAAGAAGAATGCTATATATTCAGATTGGGGATGGGGCTTTGGGATGGCGCCGAGGAATCCCGGTGGTCTTAGTATTCAGGACTATCACGTCCATGCATCAGCTATGCAGAGTCTGGCTCCAGGAACATGGGTTGATGACAGGATCATATACACTTATATGGTATTGTTCGTTGTCTAATATATTTTAGTTTTTGCATTTATTTTACTTGTTGCATTAATTTTACTTGTTGCATTTATTTTACTTGTTGCATTCATATATACTTGCAGGGATTGCTAAGGACTCGGGATGAGGAGATTCACACTAGAGGTATATGGGAGAGGAAACCCGTCTATTATTTCATGGATCCCTACTTCATGGTTCTTGGGAAAGGACATGTGAAGAAAATCAGAAAAGCATCGAGGGTCGGTGGAGATACATTGCAGAGGGCATGGAATAAAGCATTACGTAGCTTTACCGGGTTTTCCAGTGCTACTGTTGGTCCTTCCATTCTCGAGGCGGACTACATATTCATCCCATGTTGTGTCGGAGATGTGCATTGGGTTTTGTTCATGTTCGGTACTAGACAATTTGAAGGTCTTATCATAGATTCAATGAATGACGAGCCGGATTATCGTGAGGATATACGAGTGGTGGTATGTTCCTCTACTATTACTGTCTTCTATATAGTTCTTACCAATTGTATATTATATTCATTCTCGGATCATAATTTCATTGCAGTCATGGTTGTTGCCGAGGCTATTGCATATGGTACACCCAGTCGAGGGGCTTGACCCTACTTCAGCCGAAGTCCTAGCTCTACCGTCCAGGCCAAAGCAACGAAACTCTAATGATTGTGGTGTTTTTGTTATTTTTGAGCATTTTGGGTTGTTGTGGATTTTGGTGGAATTTGGTGGATTTTGGTGGAATTTGGTGTTGTAGGTGTTGGGATTTTGGTGGAATTTTGTGGCTGCTCTATTTTCAATCTACAAAAAAACAATTTAATGGCCCCAACCGCGGAAAATTTCCGCGGTCCGTCTACAGCCCAACCGCGGAAATTTTCCGCGGTCCATCAGTTTTGTTTTTTGCCCCTGAAAACAGAGCAAAAGACAGGGGAAACAGAGTATGTGCAAAATAATCTTCTGTTGAAATTGCTTAATTTTTGGAAGTTAGTCCTAAACTAACTTCCACTAATCCAAACTACTCTCAAAAGTCTTAAAATATGGTAATGagtgattttaaaaaaaaaattattttttttcattttttacgTTAAATTGAAAATTCCTTAAAAAAGTCAACGGAAGTCAACGCTTgtccaaatattgaaaaaaactTTTCAATACATTTCATAACAATTTGTAATGTATAGTTCgacttgtaaattttaattttcaaTCTCAAATTTTTAGATACACTTTCAATCTCAAATTTCATACTTtaattcatagaaaattcatataaaattcaATGAAAATACATGGATTCGAATGAAAATTAGACGATCAATACAATCCActaaattttatgaaatatattGGTCCTAACCAAAAATACCTAGTATATTAGAAAGACCACCGGATAACCGGTGTTGAGCAACTCCTTGCGTAGTATCCACGAAGCATGCAATATGGTAGAGAACAAGTACACAACCATCACGGATATGGACTTCCGTAAGTTTCCAAGGGTAAGGGTTGGATTCGTTCCAAATGGTAACCGGAATCGTATTCGAGCCATCGTAGAGACGAAATCTTGCAAAACATGTCCCGCGTTCCCTCTCCGTCCCTCCCGTTAGGTGTGAAACCCAACCCTTCACATATTCGATGCGTATTTGGTCCATATTACAACCCTCACGAGGCCTCAAGTTTACAATATCGGCAATCCGATCACATTTAACAAGCTTACCGCCATTCCATCCGGATTTTTTCCATTTTCCATCGGGCGTGTTGTTGCCCAAATTCAAGATCGGAAGGAAGTACGGATCCGGATGAGAGTTCACCAATCTCCACGGTTCAGTACCCTCCATCCAATTGCATGCCTCGATCCAATTTTTGGCCCTATAAGCCTCCTCATCGGGTGGGTACAAGTCCGTTTCCTCTTCCTCCACATGGGGCGGCTCGTCATTGTCCACAAGGGGCATCAAATCGGCACATGCATCTTCCATCTCACTAAAGGTTGGTGAGACCACATCTTCCTCGTCATTGTCCTCATACCACGAGTCGCTTGGTAGGGAGTCCGAGAATGTGTTGCTAACGTGGGAAACCGAATCACAACTATGATCGGAGTTGTTCTCACCACTATACTCGCTAGTCATGTTACCTATCACAATAAAAcacaattatatgacaataattggcaattatatgacaataaaaCATAACAAAAAAGAAAGCAATGTTAAGCACTTAAAATTGAAATCCATTTAAAGATTACAACATTCGGTTACAAAATGGTACACCACTAATTATATTGCGATTCTTGAACATTTTTAAGATCTTCTAGTCTACTAGCACACTTCCTTTTATCATGGCCTTCCATTTGACAATAAGTGCACCTTCTTGGCGGCTTCTCCTTTTTACCAATCGATTCTATTGGACTTTTGAAACGAACGTCCTTCTTCCTCCCTTTAGTTTGGGACATAATAGGGTCAAGAATTATTTCTTCATGAGCACTTGCATTTGGAGCTTGCGAATTGCTTTCGTAAGATTTAATTCCATCAACGCTCATTTTTTCGAGAATTGGTATTTCTCGATTCATCACTCCAACGGCATAATCATACCGTTCCTTGGATGCAATGCTACTTTGATAAAAACTCATGGTTAACATTGTCATGCTATTAAATCGATCGGTTGAGGTCATCTCATGACTTTGTCCAACATCCAAATTGTAAGGCAacacaccatcaactctattggcaTGCATTGTCCACCTCCGGTTTATGTAATACGGGGGAATTTCCGAAACCCGTTTCTTAGTGAAGACCGCCAATAGGTGTCTACAAGGTAGCCCCGAATGTTCAAGCATTCTACACGTACACATTCCCAAAGAGCTTGCTTTCTCGAATGCCACAAAATAAACATTTCTTCTCGTAGGCTCGGACATGGGCCTATAACAACTATAGTACGTATAAACATCCCCCATTCTCTCCCCTTCTTCACTAGCTCGTCGATCTTTTTCAACAAAGTATTTTGAAGACTCGACCAATTCATCTTGAAATCTTCTAAACATTTCCTTAGTGTAGATACAAGAAGCATGATACTCCAATGTGGTATGCAATTTC harbors:
- the LOC141699899 gene encoding protein FAR1-RELATED SEQUENCE 5-like; translation: MKLHTTLEYHASCIYTKEMFRRFQDELVESSKYFVEKDRRASEEGERMGDVYTYYSCYRPMSEPTRRNVYFVAFEKASSLGMCTCRMLEHSGLPCRHLLAVFTKKRVSEIPPYYINRRWTMHANRVDGVLPYNLDVGQSHEMTSTDRFNSMTMLTMSFYQSSIASKERYDYAVGVMNREIPILEKMSVDGIKSYESNSQAPNASAHEEIILDPIMSQTKGRKKDVRFKSPIESIGKKEKPPRRCTYCQMEGHDKRKCASRLEDLKNVQESQYN